The following are encoded together in the Paraburkholderia dioscoreae genome:
- a CDS encoding IS3 family transposase (programmed frameshift): protein MKRIPKAVYTKEFREEAVKLAMTDGVGVSEAARRVSISMKTLANWVRAAKDGKLETVGQTQKPLTEIEAELGRLKRELAEVKMERDLLKKFGNVLREGVAVKYGVIEQMRQHYPVPPMCRFLGVSTSGYYAWRKRPLSLHDQQEPGLEAQVRAAHERSRQTFGPERLQKDLANHGVQIGVHRIKRLRAKLGLRCKQKRKFKATTNSTHNLPVAPNILDQDFSVSAPNQAWCGDITYIATDEGWLYLAGLKDLFSGEIVGYAMSERMTKQLVMQALFRAVASHRPPTGLIQHTDRGSQYCAHAYQNLLKQFGMQASMSRRGNCFDNAPIESFWGSLKNELVYHRKFATRDQASKEITEYIEIFYNRQRTQERLDYLSPAAFTQRFHLSKMAA, encoded by the exons CAGTAAAGCTAGCAATGACTGACGGCGTCGGCGTGTCTGAAGCTGCACGTCGAGTGTCAATATCGATGAAGACGTTGGCGAACTGGGTTCGCGCCGCAAAGGACGGCAAGCTGGAGACCGTGGGGCAAACCCAGAAACCACTGACAGAGATCGAGGCGGAGCTGGGCCGGCTCAAGCGAGAGTTGGCAGAAGTGAAGATGGAGCGCGATCTGTTAAAAAAGTTTG GCAACGTACTTCGCGAAGGAGTCGCGGTGAAGTACGGCGTAATTGAGCAGATGCGACAGCATTACCCCGTGCCGCCGATGTGCCGGTTCCTGGGCGTGTCCACCAGTGGCTACTACGCCTGGCGCAAACGGCCGCTGTCGTTGCACGATCAACAAGAGCCTGGGCTCGAAGCGCAGGTGCGTGCAGCTCACGAGCGTAGTCGACAAACCTTCGGCCCGGAACGGCTACAGAAGGATCTAGCGAACCACGGTGTCCAGATTGGTGTTCACCGCATCAAGCGTTTGCGGGCAAAGCTCGGCCTTCGCTGCAAGCAAAAGCGCAAGTTCAAGGCGACGACCAACTCGACGCACAATCTGCCAGTCGCACCGAACATCCTGGATCAGGACTTCAGTGTGAGCGCACCAAATCAGGCCTGGTGCGGTGACATTACCTACATCGCGACCGATGAGGGATGGCTGTATCTGGCCGGCCTCAAGGATCTGTTTAGCGGAGAGATCGTCGGCTATGCCATGAGCGAGCGCATGACAAAACAGCTGGTCATGCAGGCGCTGTTTCGGGCTGTCGCGTCGCACCGGCCACCGACGGGCCTGATACAACACACGGATCGCGGTAGTCAGTATTGCGCCCACGCCTATCAGAATCTGCTCAAACAGTTCGGCATGCAGGCATCAATGAGCAGACGTGGAAATTGCTTCGACAACGCACCCATCGAATCATTCTGGGGCTCACTGAAGAATGAACTCGTCTATCATCGCAAGTTCGCGACCCGCGATCAGGCCAGCAAAGAAATCACGGAATACATCGAGATCTTTTATAACCGGCAGCGCACACAGGAGCGTCTGGACTATCTGTCGCCGGCCGCTTTCACGCAGCGATTCCATTTGAGTAAAATGGCTGCTTAA
- the lepB gene encoding signal peptidase I, translating to MKLVAGVPGDHVTIKDGTVQINGKTVVSGFPLARFYHRSEKDFDRDEVIPPGRFFLIGLHPMSNDSRYWGYLDADKVSGFAYKLF from the coding sequence CTGAAACTGGTAGCGGGTGTACCGGGCGATCATGTGACGATCAAGGATGGCACGGTCCAGATCAACGGCAAAACCGTCGTGAGCGGTTTTCCGTTGGCGCGTTTCTATCACCGGTCCGAGAAAGACTTTGACCGTGATGAGGTAATCCCTCCGGGCCGTTTCTTCCTGATCGGCCTGCACCCGATGTCCAATGACTCGCGTTACTGGGGCTATCTCGACGCCGACAAGGTCTCCGGTTTCGCCTACAAACTTTTCTGA